Sequence from the Schaalia sp. 19OD2882 genome:
GGCCTGCAGCTGGGCCTTGCGTCCGGCCCGGTGGCCGGCGACGTCCAGCATGAGGCGGGAACGGTCACCGGTCTCGGTCTGGACGGCCAGTCGGGTCAGCTCCTGGAGGGCGTCGAGCACCTCTCCGTCGTCACCGACCAAGTGGTCCAGGGCGCCGGGGATCTCCGAAAGGATTTCCACGGAGGCACGACCGTTCTCCACGTCGATCTCGATGTCGCCGTCCAGGTCGGCGATGTCCAGAAGTTCCTCGAGGTAGTCGGCGGCCAGCTCGCCCTCTTCCTCGAGGCGGCTCAACTTCTCCTTGGTGGTGTCGCTCATCGTGTTCTCACTTCCTGTACGGGGCGGCGGGGTGCGTGCTCCCCTGGGTCTGGGACGAGGGCGCCCGGGTCGCGGCGACCTCAGTACGGGCGAAGGCGCAGCCTCGCCGTGGATCAGCGCTTGCGCTTTCGACGCCCGCGCATGTCCTTCTTGCGCTGCTGGCGACGACGTTCGATCTCTTCGGGGGTCAACTCGGTACTGAGGGCATCGCGGCGGGCGGCGCGGCGCTGCTCCTGCTCACTGAGCCCACTGGCACCGGCGGCGCTCGACTCCTGGCCGTTGTCACCGGCCCCGCCGGAGGTCTCGCCCGGCGCGTCCTTGGCCTCGCGCGGCGAGCCAGCACCACCGGCCGCAGCCTGACGCTCCGCCTCGACCCTGCGCTGCTCACGCGAGAGTTTGCGGCGCTGCTCGCGGCTGGCGGATTGTTCGCGCCTGTCCTGTGTGCGCTCGGCCGCCCTGTGGATGGCGCGCATCCACTGCTCGTCGGGCAGGGTGTCCCACTCCTGGCCGGCCAAGTTGCGGTAGACGCCCAGGATCTCGCCCTCGGACATGGTCTCCGGGAAGTTCGAGTTGATGCGCTGGGCCTTGGCGCGCGTACGCACATCGGTGAGGGTCCGGGTGTCCAGGTCGGCCAAGGCCTCGGAGTCGCTGCGGGCGATGCCGGCGCGGGCGCGGTCGTATTCGGCGAAGAAGGGGCGCGCCCACTCCTGGTACTTCGACTGGCGCTTGGCGACCAGTTCCGAATGGGCCTCGGAGCCGGGGGTCGGCATGTACATGATCGTCCACAGGGACTGGCCCAGCGACCACACGGTGGTGGTGACCATGTAGACCAACAGACCCATCTGGAAGAAGAAGCCGGTGCCGATGAACATCACCGGCATCACGTACATCATCATCTTCGTGGACTGGGCCATCGGGTTGTTCGGGTCGGCCTGGGCCGGCATGTTCTTCGTCATTGACAGTCGCATGCTGAAGAACTGCATGATGACCATGGCGGCGATCATGATGATGAACACGGCCTTGCCGGCAATGTCCGGCGTGTCGGAGAACATGTGCGAGGTCGGCACGCCGAAGACGGTCGAGTCGACGATCTCCTTGGCCACGGTCTGGGTGATCGGGCCCAGTGAATCGGCGGCCACCCCCTGGTAGGTGAAAGTGCCCTTTGCCAAGTCACTGGCGGCGAAAATCGCCCGGTACATGGCGAAGAGGATCGGC
This genomic interval carries:
- a CDS encoding R3H domain-containing nucleic acid-binding protein, with the translated sequence MSDTTKEKLSRLEEEGELAADYLEELLDIADLDGDIEIDVENGRASVEILSEIPGALDHLVGDDGEVLDALQELTRLAVQTETGDRSRLMLDVAGHRAGRKAQLQALTEEAITRVRTTGQDQRLEPMNPFERKVCHDVVAAAGLISESEGVEPHRRVVILAEVETEDVEVDVDRGESKGHSESEGEDQ
- the yidC gene encoding membrane protein insertase YidC, whose protein sequence is MWEQILHPFAVAIAWVWVWIHNALVFVGLGSGAGFAWILSIILVTIVVRAAILPLFYKQIKSSRGMQALQPELKKLQEKYKGKTDAASKQKMGEEQMALFKKHGTSPFASCLPLLVQMPILFAMYRAIFAASDLAKGTFTYQGVAADSLGPITQTVAKEIVDSTVFGVPTSHMFSDTPDIAGKAVFIIMIAAMVIMQFFSMRLSMTKNMPAQADPNNPMAQSTKMMMYVMPVMFIGTGFFFQMGLLVYMVTTTVWSLGQSLWTIMYMPTPGSEAHSELVAKRQSKYQEWARPFFAEYDRARAGIARSDSEALADLDTRTLTDVRTRAKAQRINSNFPETMSEGEILGVYRNLAGQEWDTLPDEQWMRAIHRAAERTQDRREQSASREQRRKLSREQRRVEAERQAAAGGAGSPREAKDAPGETSGGAGDNGQESSAAGASGLSEQEQRRAARRDALSTELTPEEIERRRQQRKKDMRGRRKRKR